The genomic region CTACGCCATCATCTCGACCCTGGTCGTGGCGCCGCTGGCACTGGCCGACCGCGGTTGGTACGCGAGGTTCATGGCGAGTCGGCCGATGGTCTTCCTCGGCGAGATCTCCTATGAGATCTTCCTGATCCACCTCGTCACAATGGAACTCGTCATGGTCAACGTCCTGCACTACCCGATCTACACCGGGTCGATGTTCTGGCTGTTCGTGATGACCATGCTGGTGACGGTGCCACTGGCGTGGCTCTTGCACCGTTTCACTCGAGTTCGTTCCTAGCGTCCGCGGGGATGGCGGCCCGGTGTTCGGCGGGCAGCCGCAGACGCGACAGCCCGCCGTCGGGGTAGACGCGCCAGGCGCAGATGTGTTGCGGCACGCCACCGCGCATCGCGCCGCCACTGCAGAACACTTCAGCCATGAGACGCCTTGTTGTTGGACTGGGTGGATCACGGATTCCGGCCGCCCTCTCGGACGTACAGCGGAATCCGATGGACACACTGTAGGAATCAGTGACAATCTGGGCAAGTCGTAGCGATTTCATTGCCAATATCCGACTTTTTCGCCGATTCCGCTTGCGCGGATCGACGATATCGACAATGGTCTTACTCACACCGACGTGATCGGCGCCACGCCGCAGTCACGCCAGCACGAGGAGGACCCAGCCGTGAGCAAGACCGGCAATCCCACCGTCGACGCGCCGGCTCGACCCGGCGGGTCGGACGTGAGCGTTTCCGATCCGGTGGTCGAGATCGACCATGTCACCAAGCGTTTCGACGACTATGTCGCGGTCGCCGACGCACACTTCTCGATCGGCTCAGGAGAGTTCTTCTCCATGCTGGGCCCGTCGGGATGCGGCAAGACCACCACCTTGCGGATGATTGCCGGCTTCGAGGCCCCGACCGAGGGGGCGGTGCGGCTGCAGGGGGTCGACGTCTCCCGCGTTCCCGCCCACAAGCGCAACATCAACACGGTCTTCCAGCACTACGCGCTGTTTCCCCACATGACCGTCTGGGACAACGTGGCGTACGGACCTCGCAGCGCGAAGAAGAGTGCGGCCGAGGTTCGCCGCCGGGTCGACGAGATGCTCGAGGTGGTCCGTCTGACCGACTTTGCCCGCCGTAAACCCGCCCAGCTATCCGGCGGCCAACAGCAACGTGTCGCCCTGGCGCGCGCCTTGGTCAATTACCCCAGCGCGCTCCTGCTGGACGAGCCCCTTGGCGCGCTCGACCTCAAGCTGCGCCACGTCATGCAGTTCGAACTGAAACGCATCCAGCGGGAAGTCGGGATCACCTTCATCTACGTCACTCATGACCAAGAGGAGGCGCTCACGATGAGCGATCGCATCGCGGTCATGAACGTCGGCTCCGTCGAACAGATCGGCAGCCCCGCCGAGATCTACGAACGCCCCGCCAGCGTCTTCGTCGCCAACTTCATCGGCCAGGCCAACCTCTGGCACGGCCACCAAGGCGCGGTCAACGGCAACCGCGCTGACTTCTCGGCACTGGGCACCACGCTGCCTGCCCGCTGCGGCGCCACCAGGATCGAGAATGGCGGGCGCGCCACGCTCATGGTGCGGCCCGAACGAGTCCGGGTGTCGACGTCACCGACTGGCGCGGACATGGCCAGCACCCCTGCGACCGTCGTCGATGTCACCTTCCAGGGTCCTGTCATTCGCCTGAGCCTGGTCGCTCCGGACAACTCGCCCATCATCGCGCACATCACTCCCGAGGGCCCCGAAGCCGGCCTCTCGCTGCTGCGTCCGGGCGATCCTGTCTATGCCTCTTGGTCACCGGAGGCCTCCCTCGTTCTGCCCGCCGCCGACATCCCCGCCGCGAGCGACCTCGACGAGAGCCTCGTGGAGTCGTGACCGGTGTCGGCTCAGCGAGTGGTCGGCCAGACGCCGGCTTCGTAGGAGAGCTTCAACAGCTTGAGGTACACCAGGGTCTCCACGGCGGAGACCTCGTCGATGGTGCGGATGGAGTCGTTGATGACCGACAGCAGATGCTCGCCGTTGCGGCAGATCACCTCGATCACGATGTCATGCACGCCGGCAACCGCGACGGCAAAGGTGACCTCCGGGAGGGCGCTCAGCTTCTGCGAGATCCGCTCGATGTCGCCGTCGGCCTTGACCAGCAGCATCGATGTGTAGTGGCCACGGGAGAGGGGGTTGGTCACCGTGACGACCTGCATGTGCCCCTGCTCGATCAGTCGCTGGACACGCTGCCGGACGGTCGCCTCGGACACG from Mycolicibacterium sp. YH-1 harbors:
- a CDS encoding Lrp/AsnC family transcriptional regulator is translated as MSVDMFGFLTLNDGIRAKVAKYYRFERNVGSIQSDSSSRIPNALPDNSEGPRMTEEPTPALDRISAAIVDSMRSDGRKPYAAIAKEVGVSEATVRQRVQRLIEQGHMQVVTVTNPLSRGHYTSMLLVKADGDIERISQKLSALPEVTFAVAVAGVHDIVIEVICRNGEHLLSVINDSIRTIDEVSAVETLVYLKLLKLSYEAGVWPTTR
- a CDS encoding ABC transporter ATP-binding protein, which gives rise to MVEIDHVTKRFDDYVAVADAHFSIGSGEFFSMLGPSGCGKTTTLRMIAGFEAPTEGAVRLQGVDVSRVPAHKRNINTVFQHYALFPHMTVWDNVAYGPRSAKKSAAEVRRRVDEMLEVVRLTDFARRKPAQLSGGQQQRVALARALVNYPSALLLDEPLGALDLKLRHVMQFELKRIQREVGITFIYVTHDQEEALTMSDRIAVMNVGSVEQIGSPAEIYERPASVFVANFIGQANLWHGHQGAVNGNRADFSALGTTLPARCGATRIENGGRATLMVRPERVRVSTSPTGADMASTPATVVDVTFQGPVIRLSLVAPDNSPIIAHITPEGPEAGLSLLRPGDPVYASWSPEASLVLPAADIPAASDLDESLVES